One genomic segment of Pseudonocardia sp. T1-2H includes these proteins:
- a CDS encoding metal-dependent transcriptional regulator translates to MNELIDTTEMYLRTIYELEEEGVVPLRARIAERLGQSGPTVSQTVARMERDGLVVVAGDRHLELTENGRARAVAVMRKHRLAERLLTDVIGLEWELVHAEACRWEHVMSEAVERKLVRLLDNPQVSPYGNPIPGLDELTVEPELAEATARHTASAPPTLEVGLQRLDEFARRGGGKVEVRRIAEHVQVDADLMGELKLAGIVPGKGVDVASIPRFGDAVSVTSDGETAPVGPLIAHAVLVRAV, encoded by the coding sequence GTGAACGAGTTGATCGACACCACCGAGATGTACCTCCGAACGATCTACGAGCTCGAGGAGGAAGGCGTCGTCCCGCTGCGTGCGCGGATCGCCGAACGTCTCGGGCAGAGCGGTCCCACCGTGAGCCAGACCGTGGCGCGGATGGAGCGGGACGGGCTCGTGGTCGTCGCCGGGGATCGTCATCTCGAGCTGACCGAGAACGGCCGCGCGCGTGCCGTGGCCGTCATGCGCAAGCACCGGCTGGCCGAGCGACTGCTCACCGACGTGATCGGGCTCGAGTGGGAGCTCGTCCACGCCGAGGCCTGCCGCTGGGAGCACGTGATGAGCGAGGCGGTCGAGCGCAAGCTCGTCCGCCTCCTGGACAACCCGCAGGTCTCGCCCTACGGCAACCCGATCCCCGGCCTGGACGAGCTGACGGTCGAGCCCGAGCTGGCCGAGGCCACCGCGCGGCACACCGCGTCCGCGCCGCCCACGCTCGAGGTCGGCCTGCAGCGCCTGGACGAGTTCGCCCGCCGCGGCGGCGGCAAGGTCGAGGTCCGGCGGATCGCCGAGCACGTGCAGGTGGACGCGGACCTGATGGGCGAGCTGAAGCTGGCGGGCATCGTGCCCGGCAAGGGCGTGGACGTCGCGTCCATCCCCCGCTTCGGCGACGCGGTGTCCGTCACCTCCGACGGCGAGACCGCACCGGTGGGGCCGCTGATCGCCCACGCGGTGTTGGTCCGCGCCGTCTGA
- the galE gene encoding UDP-glucose 4-epimerase GalE: MKLLVTGGAGYVGSVCAAHLAEAGHEVVVLDDLSTGHRDAVPDGARFVEGNLAEIAGTVLGEGGFDGVLHFAARSLVGESVVHPELYWDNNVVAALRLLEAMREHDVPRIVFSSTAATYGEAEQVPILESSPTRPTNPYGASKLAIDMMLTSYATAYGLAATSLRYFNVAGAHGRYGERHTVETHLIPIVLQVASGHRESVAIYGDDWPTPDGTCVRDYIHVEDLAEAHALALANAAPGRHSIYNLGSGQGFSVKEVVEACREVTGHPIPSAVAPRRAGDPAVLIASSAAAAAALGWQPTRTDIRTIVGDAWRFTQDRLPV; this comes from the coding sequence GTGAAGCTGCTCGTCACCGGTGGTGCGGGCTACGTCGGTAGCGTGTGCGCGGCGCACCTGGCGGAGGCCGGGCACGAGGTCGTCGTGCTCGACGACCTGTCCACGGGGCACCGCGACGCGGTCCCGGACGGGGCCCGGTTCGTCGAGGGCAACCTGGCCGAGATCGCGGGGACGGTGCTGGGCGAGGGCGGTTTCGACGGGGTCCTGCACTTCGCCGCGCGGTCGCTCGTGGGCGAGTCCGTGGTGCATCCCGAGCTGTACTGGGACAACAATGTCGTCGCCGCGCTCCGGCTGCTGGAGGCCATGCGCGAGCACGACGTGCCGCGGATCGTGTTCTCCTCCACCGCCGCCACCTACGGCGAGGCCGAGCAGGTTCCGATCCTCGAGTCCTCCCCCACCCGGCCGACGAACCCGTACGGCGCGAGCAAGCTCGCGATCGACATGATGCTGACCTCCTACGCCACCGCGTACGGCCTGGCGGCGACGAGCCTGCGGTACTTCAACGTCGCGGGTGCCCACGGCCGCTACGGCGAGCGGCACACGGTCGAGACCCACCTGATCCCGATCGTGCTGCAGGTCGCCAGCGGACACCGCGAGTCCGTCGCGATCTACGGCGACGACTGGCCCACCCCGGACGGCACCTGCGTACGGGACTACATCCACGTCGAGGACCTGGCCGAGGCCCACGCGCTGGCCCTGGCGAACGCGGCCCCCGGCCGGCACTCGATCTACAACCTCGGCAGCGGTCAGGGCTTCTCCGTCAAGGAGGTCGTCGAGGCCTGCCGTGAGGTCACCGGCCACCCGATCCCGTCCGCGGTCGCACCGCGGCGCGCCGGGGACCCGGCCGTGCTGATCGCCTCGAGCGCGGCGGCGGCAGCGGCGCTCGGCTGGCAGCCGACGCGGACGGACATCCGGACGATCGTCGGGGACGCCTGGCGCTTCACCCAGGACCGCCTGCCCGTCTGA
- a CDS encoding RidA family protein, which yields MSSKTVVKTDAAPAPAHTFSQAVRKGGLLQVSGQGPMDPESNTYIGEGDVRVQTRRTLENVRAILEAGGSSVEDVLMFRVYLTKREDFPLMNEVYGEFVAEHVPSGALPARTTVFVDLPHEVMLVEIDALAVAE from the coding sequence ATGAGCAGCAAGACCGTCGTCAAGACCGACGCCGCCCCGGCCCCCGCGCACACCTTCAGCCAGGCCGTGCGCAAGGGCGGGCTGCTGCAGGTCTCCGGGCAGGGACCGATGGACCCGGAGTCGAACACCTACATCGGCGAGGGCGACGTCCGCGTCCAGACCCGGCGCACGCTGGAGAACGTCCGGGCGATCCTCGAGGCCGGCGGCTCGTCGGTCGAGGACGTGCTGATGTTCCGTGTCTACCTCACGAAGCGGGAGGACTTCCCGCTGATGAACGAGGTCTACGGGGAGTTCGTCGCCGAGCACGTCCCGAGCGGTGCGCTGCCCGCCCGCACCACCGTCTTCGTCGACCTCCCGCACGAGGTCATGCTCGTCGAGATCGACGCGCTCGCCGTCGCCGAGTAG
- a CDS encoding IclR family transcriptional regulator: MSASLGKALQILVRLGAGPASLDDLAGALGVHKTTVLRLLRTLAEDHFVYRDGNHRYHLGATVFELASRGLDQREVRGIAAPHLAVFNAEHGRTTHLSELVGSEIVYIDKLESHDHVRMASRIGLRAPVHSTAAGKVLVADLSPAELEQVLGGVEFTRATPNTLVTREDYLAELARVREQGWAHDREENERSINCISAPVRSASGRAVAAVSVSVPDIVMSDDQLVELVPSLLAVTDRISRDHGWQPPTTSKSVTTSKGRPA, translated from the coding sequence ATGAGTGCGAGCCTGGGGAAGGCGTTGCAGATCCTGGTCCGGCTCGGTGCCGGGCCGGCGTCCCTGGACGACCTGGCGGGCGCGCTGGGCGTGCACAAGACCACGGTCCTGCGGCTGCTGCGCACCCTCGCCGAGGACCACTTCGTCTACCGGGACGGCAACCACCGCTACCACCTCGGCGCCACGGTCTTCGAGCTCGCCTCGCGCGGACTGGACCAGCGCGAGGTCCGCGGCATCGCGGCCCCGCACCTGGCGGTGTTCAACGCCGAGCACGGCCGCACGACGCACCTCTCGGAGCTGGTGGGCAGCGAGATCGTCTACATCGACAAGCTCGAGTCCCACGACCACGTGCGGATGGCGTCGCGGATCGGCCTGCGTGCGCCTGTGCACTCGACGGCCGCGGGAAAGGTGCTGGTCGCGGACCTGTCGCCGGCCGAGCTCGAGCAGGTGCTCGGCGGCGTCGAGTTCACCCGGGCCACCCCGAACACCCTCGTGACGCGCGAGGACTACCTGGCCGAGCTCGCCCGCGTACGCGAGCAGGGCTGGGCGCACGACAGGGAGGAGAACGAGCGCTCCATCAACTGCATCTCCGCGCCCGTCCGCAGTGCCTCCGGCCGGGCCGTCGCCGCCGTGTCGGTCTCGGTCCCGGACATCGTCATGAGCGACGACCAGCTCGTCGAGCTGGTCCCGTCACTGCTGGCCGTCACCGACCGGATCTCCCGGGACCACGGTTGGCAACCCCCGACCACGTCGAAATCCGTCACCACCTCGAAAGGCCGCCCCGCATGA
- a CDS encoding sugar kinase, with protein sequence MQPTVVCLGEALALLPDVPTGEPAPVEARAAGAEVNVALGLAGAGIPVAWIGRLGDDALGAAVLSELERRGVDVGAVEIDPALPTGCYAKTVAIGPDGEPSSRMHYCRAGSAAAGMGPGFLARPAVRERFAAAAFVHVSGITAALSESCAELMDALLAAPRSGRAVFDVNWREQMWPSGDPRAVAGLAGLADVVLVGGDEARRVFGTDEPAALRRLLPAPELLVVKDGADRALAMTRDGSVVAQPALAVEVVEPVGAGDAFAAGLLTGLVRSEPIERCLRRGHLAAAAVLTVPGDSATPLPAATTDRLLDSTEREWADVRVSAAGLKEVTR encoded by the coding sequence ATGCAACCGACGGTCGTGTGCCTGGGCGAGGCGTTGGCGCTGCTCCCGGACGTGCCCACCGGCGAACCGGCCCCCGTCGAGGCGCGCGCCGCGGGCGCCGAGGTGAACGTCGCGCTCGGCCTGGCCGGGGCCGGGATCCCCGTCGCGTGGATCGGCCGCCTCGGGGACGACGCGCTCGGCGCGGCCGTGCTGTCCGAGCTGGAGCGCCGCGGGGTCGACGTCGGCGCCGTCGAGATCGACCCGGCCCTGCCGACCGGGTGCTACGCGAAGACCGTCGCGATCGGGCCGGACGGCGAGCCGTCGTCGCGCATGCACTACTGCCGCGCGGGCTCGGCCGCTGCGGGCATGGGGCCGGGCTTCCTGGCGCGGCCCGCCGTCCGCGAGCGTTTCGCCGCCGCCGCGTTCGTGCACGTCAGCGGCATCACCGCCGCGCTGTCGGAGTCCTGCGCGGAGCTGATGGACGCCCTGCTCGCCGCGCCGCGGAGCGGGCGCGCGGTGTTCGATGTGAACTGGCGCGAGCAGATGTGGCCGTCCGGGGACCCTCGTGCCGTGGCGGGGCTGGCCGGGCTCGCGGACGTCGTCCTGGTGGGCGGCGACGAGGCGCGGCGGGTGTTCGGCACAGACGAGCCGGCGGCGCTGCGACGGCTGCTCCCCGCGCCGGAACTGCTGGTCGTCAAGGACGGCGCGGACCGGGCGCTCGCGATGACGCGGGACGGGAGCGTCGTCGCGCAGCCGGCCCTCGCGGTGGAGGTCGTGGAGCCGGTGGGGGCGGGGGACGCGTTCGCCGCGGGCCTGCTCACCGGGCTCGTCCGGAGCGAGCCGATCGAGCGCTGCCTGCGGCGCGGGCACCTCGCTGCGGCGGCGGTCCTGACCGTCCCCGGGGACTCCGCGACGCCACTGCCCGCGGCGACGACGGACCGACTCCTCGACTCGACGGAGCGGGAGTGGGCGGACGTCCGCGTGTCCGCGGCCGGGCTGAAGGAAGTGACCCGATGA
- a CDS encoding alanine racemase, whose amino-acid sequence MSGTTSPPAHAATDLRPGPLAKSLPDSAGDVTVGEFLATGPRLSAFGTPLLVLTGSALRENAEHMAAWCAERGVGLAPHGKTTMAPTLWDLQLRAGAWGITLATPSQVKVGLESGLRRIMLANALVDPHGVAMVARARDADPELEVLSWADSIETVAAMERALPEPPARPLTVLVELGAPGGRTGARSRAEAEAVAAAIVASPVLALGGVSGYEGALAHDASPAALDAVRRYLGDMAALHRSLRHETDEVVVTAGGSAYFDDVADILGPLADDRTQVLLRSGAYLVHDDGFYRGISPFSRGASTPFRSAMHTWARVVSRPEPGLALLDAGKRDVPFDEGLPEPQLLADSLGAPATPLTGEITAVNDQHAFLRTEDPIRVGQVVRLGLSHPCTAFDKWRWIPVVESTEEADPVVVDLVRTYF is encoded by the coding sequence ATGAGCGGAACGACCAGCCCGCCGGCGCACGCGGCCACGGACCTCCGACCGGGGCCGCTGGCGAAGTCCCTGCCGGATTCGGCGGGCGACGTGACCGTCGGCGAGTTCCTCGCGACCGGTCCCCGGCTCTCCGCGTTCGGCACCCCGCTGCTGGTGCTCACCGGATCGGCTCTGCGGGAGAACGCGGAGCACATGGCCGCGTGGTGCGCCGAGCGCGGCGTCGGCCTCGCCCCGCACGGCAAGACGACGATGGCGCCGACCCTCTGGGACCTCCAGCTGCGGGCCGGCGCCTGGGGCATCACGCTCGCCACGCCGTCGCAGGTCAAGGTCGGGCTCGAGTCCGGGCTCCGGCGGATCATGCTCGCGAACGCGCTGGTGGATCCGCACGGCGTCGCGATGGTCGCGCGGGCGCGCGATGCGGATCCGGAGCTGGAGGTCCTGAGCTGGGCGGACTCGATCGAGACCGTCGCTGCGATGGAGCGGGCGCTCCCGGAGCCGCCCGCCCGGCCGCTCACCGTGCTGGTCGAGCTGGGCGCTCCCGGCGGGCGCACGGGCGCGCGCAGCCGCGCGGAGGCGGAGGCCGTCGCGGCGGCGATCGTCGCGAGCCCGGTCCTCGCGCTCGGCGGCGTGAGCGGCTACGAGGGCGCGCTCGCCCACGACGCGTCCCCCGCCGCGCTCGACGCCGTGCGGCGCTACCTCGGGGACATGGCGGCGCTGCACCGGAGTCTGCGCCACGAGACGGACGAGGTCGTCGTCACGGCGGGCGGCAGCGCCTACTTCGACGACGTCGCGGACATCCTCGGCCCGCTCGCCGACGACCGCACGCAGGTCCTGCTGCGCTCGGGCGCCTACCTCGTGCACGACGACGGCTTCTACCGCGGCATCTCCCCCTTCTCCCGAGGGGCGTCGACCCCCTTCCGTTCCGCGATGCACACCTGGGCCCGCGTCGTCTCCCGCCCCGAGCCGGGCCTGGCGCTGCTCGACGCCGGGAAGCGGGACGTCCCGTTCGACGAGGGCCTGCCCGAACCGCAGCTCCTCGCGGACTCCCTCGGCGCCCCCGCCACCCCGCTGACCGGCGAGATCACCGCCGTCAACGACCAGCACGCGTTCCTGCGCACCGAGGACCCGATCCGCGTCGGGCAGGTCGTGCGGCTCGGCCTCTCCCACCCGTGCACGGCCTTCGACAAGTGGCGGTGGATCCCGGTGGTCGAGAGCACCGAGGAGGCCGACCCGGTCGTCGTCGACCTGGTCAGGACCTACTTCTGA
- a CDS encoding N-acyl-D-amino-acid deacylase family protein, which produces MRTLLRGATVVDGTESPRYRADVLLDDDVIASIGGDGTADRVIDADGLVLAPGFIDMHAHSDLQILTEPAHLAKISQGVTTELLGQDGLSYAPVDDAALAVLRRKIAGWNSDPQDFDFSWRSVGEYLDRLDRGIAAYLVPHGVVRALVCGWDDVPASAADVEAMQRIIRTAMKQGAVGMSAGLTYTPGMYADNSELLALCRTVGELGGFFAPHHRSYGRGALEAYAEMIDLTTRAGCPLHLSHATLNFGPNKGRAGELITMLDDALAAGADITLDTYPYLPGATTLSAILPSWSSAGGHTATLDRLRDPAALARIRADLEVHGSDGCHGVVAEWETIEISGVANPALGHAVGRTIRQLAEGKDPFDVCVELLLADDLGTGILQHVGHEENVQAIMRHARHTGGSDGLLVGAKPHPRAWGTFPRYLGHYCRDLGMFSLEECIGHLTGRAAARLRLRDRGLVREGYAADLVLFDPEVVADTATFADPARPAAGIPYVIVNGELAIEDSHRTDALAGRALRRRPDGSTS; this is translated from the coding sequence ATGCGCACCCTCCTCCGCGGGGCCACCGTCGTCGACGGCACCGAGAGCCCCCGGTACCGCGCGGACGTGCTGCTCGACGACGACGTGATCGCCTCGATCGGCGGCGACGGCACGGCGGACCGGGTCATCGACGCGGACGGGCTCGTCCTGGCCCCCGGCTTCATCGACATGCACGCCCACTCGGACCTGCAGATCCTCACGGAGCCGGCGCATCTCGCGAAGATCAGCCAGGGCGTCACGACCGAACTGCTGGGCCAGGACGGGCTGTCCTACGCCCCCGTCGACGACGCCGCGCTCGCCGTCCTGCGCCGCAAGATCGCGGGCTGGAACTCCGATCCGCAGGACTTCGACTTCTCCTGGCGCAGCGTCGGCGAGTACCTGGACCGCCTCGACCGCGGCATCGCCGCCTACCTCGTCCCGCACGGTGTCGTCCGCGCGCTGGTCTGCGGCTGGGACGACGTGCCCGCGAGCGCCGCGGACGTCGAGGCGATGCAGCGGATCATCCGGACCGCGATGAAGCAGGGCGCCGTCGGCATGTCCGCGGGGCTGACCTACACGCCCGGGATGTACGCGGACAACTCCGAGCTGCTCGCGCTCTGCCGGACGGTCGGTGAGCTCGGCGGGTTCTTCGCGCCGCACCACCGCTCGTACGGCAGGGGCGCACTCGAGGCCTACGCCGAGATGATCGACCTGACGACCCGGGCGGGCTGCCCGCTGCACCTCTCGCACGCGACGCTGAACTTCGGCCCGAACAAAGGCCGCGCGGGCGAGCTGATCACGATGCTCGACGACGCCCTCGCGGCGGGCGCGGACATCACCCTGGACACCTATCCGTACCTGCCCGGCGCGACGACGCTGTCCGCGATCCTGCCCAGCTGGTCGTCCGCGGGCGGGCACACCGCGACGCTGGACCGGCTGCGGGACCCTGCCGCGCTCGCCCGGATCCGGGCGGACCTCGAGGTCCACGGCTCCGACGGCTGCCACGGCGTGGTCGCCGAGTGGGAGACGATCGAGATCAGCGGGGTCGCGAACCCGGCGCTCGGCCACGCCGTGGGCCGGACGATCCGGCAGCTGGCCGAGGGGAAGGACCCCTTCGACGTCTGCGTCGAGCTCCTCCTGGCCGACGACCTCGGCACCGGCATCCTGCAGCACGTCGGGCACGAGGAGAACGTGCAGGCGATCATGCGTCACGCCCGGCACACGGGTGGGAGCGACGGCCTGCTGGTCGGCGCCAAACCGCATCCGCGGGCGTGGGGGACGTTCCCGCGCTATCTCGGCCACTACTGCCGTGACCTGGGCATGTTCTCCCTGGAGGAATGCATCGGGCACCTGACCGGACGGGCCGCGGCCCGGCTCCGCCTGCGCGACCGCGGCCTCGTCCGCGAGGGCTACGCCGCGGATCTCGTCCTGTTCGACCCGGAGGTCGTGGCGGACACCGCGACGTTCGCGGACCCGGCGCGACCGGCCGCCGGGATCCCCTACGTGATCGTCAACGGCGAGCTCGCGATCGAGGACTCGCACCGGACCGACGCCCTGGCCGGGCGCGCGCTGCGCCGCCGGCCGGACGGGAGCACCTCATGA
- a CDS encoding bifunctional 4-hydroxy-2-oxoglutarate aldolase/2-dehydro-3-deoxy-phosphogluconate aldolase, with translation MTHLMQDRALAVVRAERIPDAPALCRALAAGGIRTVELTFTTPGVLDHLRAAAGEPGVDLGVGTVLTGNQAKAALDAGATFLVTPGLRRAVVDVGVAAGVPVYLGAFTPTEVAEAMDLGASAVKIFPAGRLGPAYLRDLLGPYPHARLLPSGGVSADNAAEFLAAGASAVCAGSSVVPPAAVAAAEWDLITDRARAFAAAVTPSRLES, from the coding sequence ATGACCCACCTGATGCAGGACCGCGCGCTCGCGGTCGTCCGCGCCGAGCGGATCCCGGACGCCCCCGCGCTCTGTCGCGCGCTCGCGGCGGGCGGGATCCGGACCGTCGAGCTCACCTTCACCACGCCGGGCGTGCTCGACCACCTCCGGGCGGCGGCCGGCGAGCCCGGCGTCGACCTCGGCGTCGGGACCGTCCTCACCGGGAACCAGGCCAAGGCCGCGCTCGACGCGGGCGCGACGTTCCTGGTCACCCCGGGTCTCCGACGGGCCGTCGTCGACGTCGGCGTTGCCGCGGGCGTCCCGGTGTACCTCGGCGCGTTCACCCCCACCGAGGTCGCCGAGGCGATGGACCTGGGCGCGAGCGCCGTCAAGATCTTCCCGGCCGGGCGGCTGGGCCCCGCCTATCTCCGCGACCTGCTCGGCCCCTACCCGCACGCGCGGCTGCTGCCCTCCGGCGGCGTCTCCGCGGACAACGCCGCGGAGTTCCTCGCCGCGGGCGCCTCGGCCGTCTGTGCCGGGTCCTCCGTCGTCCCCCCGGCGGCCGTCGCGGCGGCCGAGTGGGATCTGATCACCGATCGCGCCCGGGCCTTCGCGGCCGCCGTCACCCCTTCACGGCTGGAGAGCTGA
- a CDS encoding GntP family permease — protein sequence MSFVDWLQHDTAGLLTLAAVSVAVLLLLIIKLRLEPFIALIVVGVAVALVAGLPVTKLVGTPIKSADSLLETGFGSILGHIAPIIGLGTVLGAIMERSGGADVLTTRLLKLFGPKGAPLAMGLTGLILGIPVFFDIGIFVLAPLVYVAAKRGGRSLVLYALPMLAGLSMTHAFLPPHPGPVAAAGLLGVDMGWIIIMGLLCGIPAWLVSGVWWGSFAGKRIQVAVPEEYVPELPDGGPSTASDPDGQAGGGGTATATAVRTRPPSVGLIGAIIVVPLVLILGATVGTIALAEGSEFRSVLLFLGTPAIALTIAVLLAMYLLGIRRGMTVVELGRITGESLKPIGMILLVVGAGSFFGAVLRATGVGDALAGSMTAIGLPVIVSAYLVSAALRLAQGSATVAIVTTAGIIGPTVASGGFSQAQVALIVVAVSAGSIIASHVNDGGFWIVSKYFNMSVKDTLKTWTVLETILSVVGFAMAGLVWLVV from the coding sequence ATGTCCTTCGTCGACTGGCTGCAACACGACACGGCAGGCCTGCTCACGCTCGCCGCCGTGAGCGTGGCGGTCCTGCTGCTGCTCATCATCAAGCTGAGACTCGAACCGTTCATCGCGCTGATCGTGGTCGGCGTCGCGGTGGCGCTGGTCGCGGGACTTCCGGTCACGAAGCTGGTCGGGACACCGATCAAGTCCGCGGACTCGCTGCTGGAGACGGGCTTCGGCAGCATCCTCGGGCACATCGCCCCGATCATCGGACTCGGCACCGTGCTCGGCGCGATCATGGAACGCTCGGGCGGCGCGGACGTGCTCACCACGCGCCTGCTCAAGCTCTTCGGGCCGAAGGGCGCACCGCTCGCGATGGGCCTGACCGGCCTCATCCTCGGCATCCCGGTCTTCTTCGACATCGGCATCTTCGTGCTCGCGCCGCTCGTCTACGTGGCCGCCAAGCGCGGTGGGCGCTCGCTGGTGCTCTACGCCCTGCCGATGCTCGCCGGCCTGTCCATGACGCACGCGTTCCTGCCGCCGCACCCGGGGCCGGTGGCCGCGGCCGGGCTGCTGGGCGTGGACATGGGCTGGATCATCATCATGGGCCTGCTCTGCGGCATCCCCGCGTGGCTGGTCAGCGGGGTGTGGTGGGGCTCGTTCGCCGGGAAGCGGATCCAGGTCGCGGTTCCGGAGGAGTACGTCCCCGAGCTGCCCGACGGCGGTCCGTCGACCGCGTCCGACCCCGACGGTCAGGCCGGAGGCGGCGGCACCGCAACCGCGACCGCCGTCCGCACCCGTCCGCCGTCGGTGGGACTGATCGGCGCGATCATCGTCGTGCCGCTGGTGCTGATTCTGGGCGCGACGGTCGGCACGATCGCCCTCGCCGAGGGCTCGGAGTTCCGTTCCGTGCTGCTGTTCCTCGGCACGCCGGCGATCGCGCTGACGATCGCGGTGCTGCTGGCGATGTACCTGCTCGGCATCCGGCGGGGCATGACCGTCGTCGAGCTGGGCCGGATCACCGGTGAGTCCCTGAAGCCGATCGGCATGATCCTGCTCGTCGTCGGCGCGGGCTCGTTCTTCGGCGCGGTGCTGCGGGCGACCGGGGTGGGCGACGCGCTCGCCGGTTCGATGACGGCGATCGGCCTGCCGGTGATCGTCTCGGCCTACCTCGTCAGCGCGGCGCTGCGGCTCGCGCAGGGCTCGGCGACGGTCGCGATCGTGACGACGGCCGGGATCATCGGCCCGACCGTCGCCTCCGGCGGGTTCTCCCAGGCGCAGGTGGCGCTGATCGTCGTCGCGGTGTCCGCGGGCTCGATCATCGCCAGCCACGTCAACGACGGCGGGTTCTGGATCGTGTCCAAGTACTTCAACATGTCCGTGAAGGACACGCTGAAGACCTGGACGGTGCTCGAGACGATCCTGTCCGTGGTCGGCTTCGCGATGGCCGGCCTCGTCTGGCTCGTGGTCTAG
- a CDS encoding M23 family metallopeptidase, protein MAAVTVAGGTLAAAGQAAYAGTLPDIGVGTMLLGAAEFTTTDALAAEAPALPPIGAEAPSGAAAQIGAHPLPRVDGAAIAALATAPVAAAPVAESPNVANLVKAAGPHQQTAAATQKAAEAVKAVDAEQKATAQAAERLRTQQANTVAAAVPAAAEGGVQIVVGQVSSGFGIRGGVPHLGMDIAAPIGTPIDVPLAGTVISSGPASGFGLWVRVQHADGTITVYGHINRSLVSVGQQVQAGQQIAEVGNRGESTGPHLHIEVITPDGTKINPQPWLDEHGFRYT, encoded by the coding sequence ATGGCTGCGGTCACCGTCGCCGGTGGCACCTTGGCCGCGGCGGGCCAGGCCGCCTACGCCGGCACCCTCCCGGACATCGGCGTGGGCACCATGCTGCTCGGCGCCGCCGAGTTCACGACGACGGACGCCCTCGCCGCCGAGGCTCCGGCCCTGCCCCCGATCGGTGCAGAGGCCCCGAGCGGCGCAGCGGCCCAGATCGGTGCGCACCCCCTGCCGAGGGTGGACGGCGCCGCCATCGCGGCCCTCGCCACGGCTCCGGTCGCCGCCGCGCCGGTCGCCGAGTCACCGAACGTCGCGAACCTCGTCAAGGCGGCCGGACCTCACCAGCAGACCGCCGCCGCGACGCAGAAGGCGGCCGAGGCCGTCAAGGCCGTGGACGCCGAGCAGAAGGCCACGGCGCAGGCCGCCGAGCGGCTGAGGACGCAGCAGGCGAACACCGTCGCGGCAGCCGTTCCGGCGGCCGCCGAGGGCGGGGTCCAGATCGTCGTCGGACAGGTCTCGTCCGGGTTCGGCATCCGCGGCGGCGTACCGCACCTGGGCATGGACATCGCCGCGCCGATCGGCACCCCGATCGACGTCCCGCTGGCCGGCACCGTCATCAGCTCCGGCCCGGCCAGCGGTTTCGGCCTCTGGGTCCGGGTACAGCACGCGGACGGCACGATCACCGTCTACGGACACATCAACCGCTCGCTCGTGAGCGTCGGACAGCAGGTGCAGGCCGGCCAGCAGATCGCCGAGGTCGGCAACCGCGGCGAGTCCACCGGCCCGCACCTGCACATCGAGGTCATCACCCCCGATGGGACGAAGATCAACCCCCAGCCGTGGCTGGACGAGCACGGCTTCCGCTACACGTGA